The nucleotide sequence ATTTTGTTGAAAAAGGCTTTTTACAAACTACTTGTCAATCTAAAGTTATTCCAGATTCTATTAATGAGAATAGGAAAACATTACATTTTGTAATAGATAAGAAAGAGAGAGTCAAAATTAAATCCATTAACTTTTCTGGAAACAATAATATAAAAGCTTCGAAATTAAAAAAAGTGATGAAAAACACAAGAGAAACAGGCCTTAGATATCTATTCTCTTCATCTAAGATAATCGAAAAAGATTATGCAGAAGATTTAAAATCTATTATTAATTTTTATCATTCTAAAGGATTTCGTGATTTGGAAATAATAAATGAAGATTTTGTAGAATTATCAGATCAAAATATGCAAATAAATATTGAAATTAAGGAGGGTGAACAATACTTCTTTGGAGATATTTCATGGCTTGGAAATAAAAAATATGAATCAGAAAAATTAACCGAAATTTTAGGAATTAAAAAAGGAGACATATTTGACTCTGCATTATTAGATGAACGTTTAAACATGAGTAGAAATGGAGATGATATAAGTGCGTTATATATGGATGATGGTTATCTTTTTTTTCAAATAAATCCTGTTGAGACTGTAATTAACTCTAATAAATATATTGATTTAGAACTACAAATCACTGAGGGTAAACAAGCAAAAATTCGTAATGTAAAAGTAGAGGGGAACACAAAAACAAATGATAGGGTTATTATGAGAGAGATTAGATCATTACCTGGTGAGTTATTTAAAAGGTCTGATATTATTAGAACACAGGAAGAATTTAATCGACTTGGTTTTTTTAATCCTGAATCATTAGGTGTAAATCCTATTCCAGACCCACAAACTGGAAATGTAGATATTCATTATTCCGTTGAAGAAAAGCCTGCCGATCAGGTTGAATTACAAGGTGGATGGGGAAATGGAATGTTTGTAGGCTCATTTGGTGTAAGTTTTAGTAACTTTTCAACGAAAGGAATAAAAGATAAAACTACATGGTCGCCATTACCGACTGGTGATGGACAACGACTAAGTCTAAGAGCACGATCTAATGGTTCATACTATCAAAATTATAGTATATCATTTGAAGAGCCGTGGCTAGGAGGGAAAAAACCAAACTCTTTTTCTATTGCATTATGGAAATCTGTACAATCATTTACTGAGGGTTCTTCTATGAAAATAATTGGTATAAGTGTTGGTCTTGGTAAGCGTATTAAATGGCCTGATGACTATTTTACCATTCAAAATAGCTTCAATATTAATAGATATCAACTTGAAGATTATCAAACTAGTTTATTTGATTTTAGTGATGGATACTCTAATAATATAAATATTTCAACTACTATTAGTCGTAATTCAATTTTTAATCCAATCTATCCGAGATATGGATCTAGGTTTTC is from Flavobacteriales bacterium TMED191 and encodes:
- the bamA gene encoding outer membrane protein assembly factor BamA; translated protein: MKKNYIWLFLNTKKERDVLGKQLNKLKMKSFNFIFILILNCFFALGQQQTTSQKYILGGIELTGNHNLDNPSILRIMNLSIGQELSAPGEEISNGVKALWNQNIFSDIQVWKRQQDNKIIILEIYLEALPSLTKFKFIGIKKSEEDALRDKIDLQIGMAVSSSLLYNTNQIIENHFVEKGFLQTTCQSKVIPDSINENRKTLHFVIDKKERVKIKSINFSGNNNIKASKLKKVMKNTRETGLRYLFSSSKIIEKDYAEDLKSIINFYHSKGFRDLEIINEDFVELSDQNMQINIEIKEGEQYFFGDISWLGNKKYESEKLTEILGIKKGDIFDSALLDERLNMSRNGDDISALYMDDGYLFFQINPVETVINSNKYIDLELQITEGKQAKIRNVKVEGNTKTNDRVIMREIRSLPGELFKRSDIIRTQEEFNRLGFFNPESLGVNPIPDPQTGNVDIHYSVEEKPADQVELQGGWGNGMFVGSFGVSFSNFSTKGIKDKTTWSPLPTGDGQRLSLRARSNGSYYQNYSISFEEPWLGGKKPNSFSIALWKSVQSFTEGSSMKIIGISVGLGKRIKWPDDYFTIQNSFNINRYQLEDYQTSLFDFSDGYSNNINISTTISRNSIFNPIYPRYGSRFSINLEITPPYSLLTNENYSEMGDQEKFKFLEYKKLKAQGTWFSAISGDLVLKTHFEFGFLSAYNQQLGIPPFERFFVGGDGLSGYSLDGRELISLRGYPNNSLSENDGAPIYSKYNIEIRYPISLNPNSTIYALGFLEAGNSWMNFNQFNPFEVKRSAGLGIRIFMPMFGVLGVDFGHGFDNIPGYTTKSGWQTHFTIGQQF